In Bosea sp. PAMC 26642, the DNA window GAACGGATCAGCGGTTGACGTTCGCCGAAGGCCTCGCCAGAACACGTCCATGTCGGATGATGTCGCAGACCCGCTGAAGCTGATCGCGTTCGACGCCGAAGACTTGGCGGTCCTGTCCACGCATCTTCAGGATGCCGTCCTGAAGACCGGCGACCTCGTCTTCCTCCCGGCTGAGCGTCGCTTCGCCCTGGCGGCGCGGCGCTTCGACTGGGAAGGCGCTCAGACCGGCCACAAGCGCCGCCGCCTCACCGCGCTGCATTTCGAGCGCGTCACCGCGGCGCGCAGCACGAAGATCGACCCGGCCGCGTCCGACGCGGTGCTCAATCTGTTGGCGATCACCTTCGTCGAGGCCGAGAGCCCGGCGGGTGCCGTCACCCTGCATTTCTCGGATGGCGCCGCGATCCGGCTGGAGGTCGAATGCGTCGAGGCCCAGATGAAGGACCTCGGTCCGATCTGGGAAGCCGCCGCAGCTCCGGACCACCCGGACGCCGCCTGACCCCTTCGGGACAAAGCAAATCGGCGATCGGACGGCTTTAGGCCCTCGCGATCGTCAGGATGGACAGATTTCAGGAATGAACGATGCCCATCAGGCTCGATGACAGGGATGCCGGTTTCGCTCAGGCTTTCGCCGCGCTGCTGACGGCCAAGCGCGAGGTCTCGGAAGAGGTCGATGCGGTCGCCGCCGACATCATCGCGCAGGTCCGCGCAGATGGCGACAAGGCGGTCGTCGCGCTGACCAGCCGCTTCGACGAACTCGAC includes these proteins:
- a CDS encoding DUF2948 family protein; translation: MSDDVADPLKLIAFDAEDLAVLSTHLQDAVLKTGDLVFLPAERRFALAARRFDWEGAQTGHKRRRLTALHFERVTAARSTKIDPAASDAVLNLLAITFVEAESPAGAVTLHFSDGAAIRLEVECVEAQMKDLGPIWEAAAAPDHPDAA